DNA sequence from the Acinonyx jubatus isolate Ajub_Pintada_27869175 chromosome A3, VMU_Ajub_asm_v1.0, whole genome shotgun sequence genome:
CCCTAATCCACAAGATCAAAGTGAGGCTGTTGGAAACCTTCCATGGGGCTTTGCTACTGAGGCCCTCCTAACTCTTCATGGAAGCCAAGAGGTTTTCCAATGGGCCAGTCCAAGTCCAAATCCAATAGCTCTCTAAGATTACTTCATGCACTATCAGGGATGCTGTTATGGAACAGTTAATGATACCAGTCTCAGAGACAGACCAGGGTTTGAATCTTCATTTGGGAGTTTACTATCTTTATGACTTCCACCAAGtacttaacctgtctgtgcctcagtgaAGCCCGTCTCTGAAGTAGGCTAATAATATCTACTGCATAGGGTGATTGTAAGGGCACTGAGCATTACATAACTCCAGGCAGTGCTATTCTCATGGACTGTAATGTAAATGGCAACACTAGGAGTTGTACAAAATAGCAATGCTGGTTATTGTATTAGATATAAGAATACATATAAAGAATTTAGCATAGAGTCTGTTGTAGTGTTTGTAAATAGAACCTCCTGTTAATCTCTCAGGCAATTGGCCATGATTTGCTGTTGTGCTGTTTTGACATTTacttctaagaaagaaaatagttggGGGCACAGAACACACAGTCTTCGAAGAGCTGGAGGTAAGAACGCATGGTCATGGTCAGGGGATGGAAAGAATTTCCATATTCTAGAACTCAGAGGCTAGATCCTAAAAGGTCTGAACAGCTTGTTGAGGggattgggttttgttttcaggGCAATAGGCAACCAAAGAAGAGTTTTAAGGGGAGTGAGAGAGTCAGAGCTGTACTTTAGAAAGCTCATTTTGGCTGAAATGTGAAAATGGAATGATGAGATTTGGCAGGGATTTGAAGCAAATGGTGAATTATATCAGTCCTGGAGACAGGCACAGGTTGGAATCTCCGTTCTGGGTTTCCTCTCTCCATTCCATACTACACTCTGTGAGCAAatacttaacctttctgatcTTCACAGGTTCCCAAGACGTTTTAAGTTGTAAATTTTCCAAAGGTTTTAAACTAGAAATCTTTATTGTATCCTTTTTTATACCTGCCAGGCATTGGGATCATTTATAAttcagggtgttttttttaagttttatttatctatctatctatctatctatctgtcagtgcagatccagatgtggggctggaactcatgaactgtgagatcatgacctgagccaaaaccaagggtcaggagcttaaccaactgagccactcaagtgaccccagatttttaaataaaaggcaaaacctGGTCTCCTTGTTTCTTGCTTGTCCCTATAACTGTATTCTTCAGGGAACAAGCAGAAAGATCTTTGTAATAGGAAAATCAGCTGATCTCACGCTTCTGATCAGAACCTCCCCATGATTTCCATCTCTTTCACGATCAAAGCCGGTGCTTTAAGGTGGACTCCATTCCTTTCCTGATCCATTCCATTCCCACTATGTCCCCAGCTTCTGAGCCCTGTTCCCCTTGCTCATGCCCTCTTGTCACACTGGTTCCTCTATGGCTCCTAGATTACGCAAAGAAAAGTCCCAACAGGGTCTTGGCACTTACTTGGAATTCTCCTCCTGTAGATATCCACAGGGCTGGGTCCCTTAGTTCCTTCAGGACTTAGCTCCAATGTTATCTCATCAGGGATGCCTTTCTTAACGATCCAATATAAAATCATGTATGCTatgtacacacactcacatatacactcacacatgctctcacaCACATGGACTCCCTCTCCTACTTATATTGttttctgcccccacctctccagCACTTTTTCGcatctgacatttatttatttgtttcctccCTGATAGAACATAAGGTCTTCAAGGACAgagactttgtattttttttgcttttaattcattGATGAATTCTTAGGACCTAGGAGAGAGCCCCGCAGGTCATTCTAAAGCATGTAGTAGGTGGCactcataaatatttgtggaataaatggcTGCATAAGGGAATTTAAACTAGGTCTCCCACTACTCTTGCAGGTTGCTTCAATGTCTCCCTGTTTTAAGTGGCGATCCCACAACCTACCCAAGCCCTATAATGACCGAACAAGTAGAATCACGGACCATGAatcttgcatattttaaaaatatgcttttttctcttttttcggCCTTTTATGTAGAATGTAATTCTGCTACCACGACCCTCTGCTGTGTCTTTAGTGTGGGGAAAATGTCAAAGCTTATCTCCCAATAGCGATGAGATAAAAGGGGCTTTTTGGCAACGGTGGGCTCTCTGAGGGTCTGCCAGAATGTGCCGGGCCAGGGGGTTTCTCCTGGGCCATGGTGAATTTCCACTATATGCCATCAGTAGCAAACATGGGCCAGAGAATGTAGATGAATGTGTGGGAGGCTCTTAGACTGCCCCAGGCTCTGAAAAGCTCCAGTCTACCtccacttttaagtttttatcagGCCACAAGGTGATGTTCTGACTCAGGACCTCTTCTTACCAACACTGTATCTGATGTCATAACTGGCCTTCCAGACCAGAGTTACCCTGACTTGGACCAGACCTTCCTCTATGTCAGCACCTAACCAAGCCTTAGAGGCAGAGGTGATGTATGGTCCAAGTGGAGTTTTGCCTGAGCTGGTGGGTGAGGTTAGTGCCATGGTTTTCCAGTCCACAACTTTGCTTTGTTTACCAAGCTTTATGTGGCTCAGTGACTCTGCTGCTAGATCCCTAATTACTTACAGCCCTTCATCATGTATATACTTTGTGGTCACTGTTGTTCTGCCACATGAGCTAATTTAGATGGAATTATTGCTCCTGGATTTTTTGGTCACTTGAACCCTGTGCAGAACCAATATATGTTTTCGAATGACCATGGAAAAGTATGACATCAACACCGAGAAGGAACATTTTATGGCTAGGGAAAGCTGATTTCACAGCCTGTCAGACAAGAGCCTTAACACACGACTAGACCCGGACCTGGTTATCTCCCTTTCCTGCTGTGGACAGCCTGTAGATTCTAAAGCGAGATCTGTACCCAGATTCGAAGAGCTGTGCTTCAAGAACCAGATGCCCAACTGCTAACGTATCCGGGGAACTGGGCTTGCTGAAAATTAGGAGGAAATGTACTCtcctcaaaatatgtttttaaaaactatacttaACGTGCAGAAATACTGCATTACAGCCGAATATTTTTCCTCTCAAGTACAAATACCATTGACTTTGTGGGAAACCTTGAAGATACCCCTGTGTTTCCAAGTAAGCTTGGAGCCATAGGACATGATTTCATAAAATGCAGTGTAAGGTGTGCTCCAGAATTTAAGATCATTGAGAGGCCTTGTGTTGGTAAAGTTTTTAGAGTCTGAACATTAAAACAGCAGTCTTAATAAGGTGATTTTGGCAATGAAACCATTTCTGGAAGGTGATTATAgtaaccaaaatttaaaagaaaacctgcaTTAGCAACAAGGAGAAAATTATTCAGTGCTTCAGAAGTcttcccccgcccctgccccttaTTGGCTGCTAGTATGCCTAACTATGTATTCAACAAGGCAAACCTATAATTCAACTTTTCACTTCCAGGAAGTCAATTGTATACATTGCTCCGGGAATGGAGGCTTCATGTAGAAAAGCAGAGAGATTGAGTTGTGAGTTTTACAAAGGGTTGCTTAATCAATGATGGATACTTAGAATAATGATTCACCATAGATGTTATGGtagccaaaaataaacaaatcattggtaaaagtaataaaagtaattaattagTCATGCTTTGGATCTGGCTCTgatggtgtgattttttttttcccctaccctCCCTCCATCTTATTTTTACTGGTAGGTTGGGACAGTTGGAAGTCTACCATTGTACAACATGCTGCGATTAAGACTCTCACCTACATTTTCAGTGGGATTTCATCTGTTAGCCTTCGTGGCTCTCTTATTTTCCCATGTGGACCTTATAAGTGCtgacacagaaatggaaggagaaggcAATGAAACTGGCGAGTGTACCGGCTCATATTACTGTAAGAAGGGggtgattttacctatttgggagCCCCAAGACCCTTCCTTTGGAGACAAAATTGCTAGAGCTACCGTGTATTTCGTGGCCATGGTCTACATGTTTCTCGGAGTCTCTATCATTGCCGACCGGTTCATGTCCTCTATAGAAGTCATCAcgtctcaagaaaaagaaataaccataAAGAAACCCAATGGAGAGACCACCAAGACCACTGTGAGGATCTGGAATGAGACTGTTTCGAACCTGACCTTGATGGCCCTGGGATCTTCTGCTCCAGAGATTCTCCTTTCGGTAATTGAAGTGTGTGGCCATAACTTCACTGCGGGAGACCTAGGTCCCAGCACCATCGTGGGAAGTGCTGCATTCAATATGTTCATCATTATCGCGCTTTGTGTTTACGTGGTCCCAGATGGAGAGACGAGGAAGATTAAGCATTTGCGTGTGTTCTTTGTGACAGCAGCCTGGAGCATCTTTGCCTATACTTGGCTTTACATTATTTTGTCTGTCATCTCTCCTGGGGTCGTGGAGGTGTGGGAAGGTTTgcttactttcttcttctttcccatcTGTGTTGTGTTCGCTTGGGTAGCAGATAGGAGGCTTCTGTTTTACAAGTATGTCTACAAGAGGTATCGGGCTGGCAAGCAGAGGGGAATGATTATTGAACATGAAGGAGACAGGCCATCTTCCAAGACTGAAATTGAAATGGATGGGAAAGTGGTCAATTCCCACGTTGACAATTTCTTAGATGGTGCCCTGGTTCTGGAGGTTGACGAGAGGGACCAAGATGATGAAGAGGCCAGGCGAGAAATGGCTAGGATTCTGAAGGAGCTCAAGCAGAAACATCCGGAGAAAGAAATAGAGCAATTAATAGAATTAGCTAACTACCAAGTCCTAAGTCAGCAGCAAAAAAGTCGAGCATTTTACCGCATCCAAGCTACTCGCCTGATGACTGGAGCTGGCAACATTTTAAAGAGGCATGCAGCTGACCAGGCAAGGAAGGCAGTCAGCATGCATGAGGTCAACACTGAAGTGGCTGAAAATGACCCTGTTAGTAAGATCTTCTTTGAACAAGGGACATACCAGTGTCTGGAGAACTGTGGTACTGTAGCCCTGACCATTCTCCGCAGAGGTGGTGATTTGACCAACACTGTGTTTGTTGACTTCAGAACAGAAGATGGCACAGCCAATGCTGGGTCTGATTATGAATTTACCGAAGGAACTGTGGTCTTTAAGCCTGGTGAGACCCAGAAGGAAATCAGAGTTGGCATCATTGATGACGATATCTTTGAGGAGGATGAAAATTTCCTTGTGCATCTGAGCAATGTTAAAGTATCTTCCGAAGCCTCAGAAGATGGCATCCTGGAAGCCAATCATGTTTCTACACTCGCTTGCCTTGGCTCTCCCTCCACTGCCACTGTGACTATCTTCGATGATGACCACGCTGGCATCTTTACTTTTGAGGAACCTGTGACTCATGTGAGCGAGAGCATTGGCATTATGGAGGTGAAGGTATTGAGAACATCTGGAGCTCGAGGAAATGTTATCGTTCCCTATAAAACCATCGAAGGGACTgccagaggtggtggggaggactTTGAGGACACTTGCGGAGAGCTTGAGTTCCAGAACGACGaaattgtgtaagttctttttttttatacacCTGTGTGGGGTTGAGTGCATTTGTGAATGGGAGAgcgtatgcattttttttttttaatgaaaaggcaTACAAGGAATGGAATATTTACTGTAAAGGCCCCTTAAAAAATACTAGTGCTCCCTCACGTGCCACTTATCAATATGGTCTATATAGAGATCttgatttggttttattttttttgtatttttgcataCTTTAAGTACATTATAGAGGTTATGATAGAATGAGTTTTGTGACACAGTTTATCAAACTACTTACGATGGGTTGAAAATGTGCATTCTGTTTTCAATCACAtgatatacatacaaaaaaaaagaagatatttatttacttacttatttgttgAAAGTGAATATTTAAACCCTCACGTTAGGCCCCTAACTTCTTTACTGAGTACAAATTGGGAAAGCCCAAAAAGGAAACACCTTTGAAAAGAATTTCCTGGCTACCAGGGCTTGACTGGAACATTTTTTTGCTGCTTGTATCTGATACTGTGTTTTTGTGACAATATAAGATAATGTTTCTGTTTCCA
Encoded proteins:
- the SLC8A1 gene encoding sodium/calcium exchanger 1 isoform X5, which produces MLRCWASRRPHPPGSAPRSSLLLVGTVGSLPLYNMLRLRLSPTFSVGFHLLAFVALLFSHVDLISADTEMEGEGNETGECTGSYYCKKGVILPIWEPQDPSFGDKIARATVYFVAMVYMFLGVSIIADRFMSSIEVITSQEKEITIKKPNGETTKTTVRIWNETVSNLTLMALGSSAPEILLSVIEVCGHNFTAGDLGPSTIVGSAAFNMFIIIALCVYVVPDGETRKIKHLRVFFVTAAWSIFAYTWLYIILSVISPGVVEVWEGLLTFFFFPICVVFAWVADRRLLFYKYVYKRYRAGKQRGMIIEHEGDRPSSKTEIEMDGKVVNSHVDNFLDGALVLEVDERDQDDEEARREMARILKELKQKHPEKEIEQLIELANYQVLSQQQKSRAFYRIQATRLMTGAGNILKRHAADQARKAVSMHEVNTEVAENDPVSKIFFEQGTYQCLENCGTVALTILRRGGDLTNTVFVDFRTEDGTANAGSDYEFTEGTVVFKPGETQKEIRVGIIDDDIFEEDENFLVHLSNVKVSSEASEDGILEANHVSTLACLGSPSTATVTIFDDDHAGIFTFEEPVTHVSESIGIMEVKVLRTSGARGNVIVPYKTIEGTARGGGEDFEDTCGELEFQNDEIVKTISVKVIDDEEYEKNKTFFLEIGEPRLVEMSEKKGGFTITGQPVFRKVHAREHPIPSTVITIAEECDDKQPLTSKEEEERRIAEMGRPILGEHTKLEVIIEESYEFKSTVDKLIKKTNLALVVGTNSWREQFIEAITVSAGEDDDDDECGEEKLPSCFDYVMHFLTVFWKVLFAFVPPTEYWNGWACFIVSILMIGILTAFIGDLASHFGCTIGLKDSVTAVVFVALGTSVPDTFASKVAATQDQYADASIGNVTGSNAVNVFLGIGVAWSIAAIYHAANGEQFKVSPGTLAFSVTLFTIFAFINVGVLLYRRRPEIGGELGGPRTAKLLTSCLFVLLWLLYIFFSSLEAYCHIKGF
- the SLC8A1 gene encoding sodium/calcium exchanger 1 isoform X1; its protein translation is MLRCWASRRPHPPGSAPRSSLLLVGTVGSLPLYNMLRLRLSPTFSVGFHLLAFVALLFSHVDLISADTEMEGEGNETGECTGSYYCKKGVILPIWEPQDPSFGDKIARATVYFVAMVYMFLGVSIIADRFMSSIEVITSQEKEITIKKPNGETTKTTVRIWNETVSNLTLMALGSSAPEILLSVIEVCGHNFTAGDLGPSTIVGSAAFNMFIIIALCVYVVPDGETRKIKHLRVFFVTAAWSIFAYTWLYIILSVISPGVVEVWEGLLTFFFFPICVVFAWVADRRLLFYKYVYKRYRAGKQRGMIIEHEGDRPSSKTEIEMDGKVVNSHVDNFLDGALVLEVDERDQDDEEARREMARILKELKQKHPEKEIEQLIELANYQVLSQQQKSRAFYRIQATRLMTGAGNILKRHAADQARKAVSMHEVNTEVAENDPVSKIFFEQGTYQCLENCGTVALTILRRGGDLTNTVFVDFRTEDGTANAGSDYEFTEGTVVFKPGETQKEIRVGIIDDDIFEEDENFLVHLSNVKVSSEASEDGILEANHVSTLACLGSPSTATVTIFDDDHAGIFTFEEPVTHVSESIGIMEVKVLRTSGARGNVIVPYKTIEGTARGGGEDFEDTCGELEFQNDEIVKTISVKVIDDEEYEKNKTFFLEIGEPRLVEMSEKKALLLNELGGFTITGKYLYGQPVFRKVHAREHPIPSTVITIAEECDDKQPLTSKEEEERRIAEMGRPILGEHTKLEVIIEESYEFKSTVDKLIKKTNLALVVGTNSWREQFIEAITVSAGEDDDDDECGEEKLPSCFDYVMHFLTVFWKVLFAFVPPTEYWNGWACFIVSILMIGILTAFIGDLASHFGCTIGLKDSVTAVVFVALGTSVPDTFASKVAATQDQYADASIGNVTGSNAVNVFLGIGVAWSIAAIYHAANGEQFKVSPGTLAFSVTLFTIFAFINVGVLLYRRRPEIGGELGGPRTAKLLTSCLFVLLWLLYIFFSSLEAYCHIKGF
- the SLC8A1 gene encoding sodium/calcium exchanger 1 isoform X7 codes for the protein MLRCWASRRPHPPGSAPRSSLLLVGTVGSLPLYNMLRLRLSPTFSVGFHLLAFVALLFSHVDLISADTEMEGEGNETGECTGSYYCKKGVILPIWEPQDPSFGDKIARATVYFVAMVYMFLGVSIIADRFMSSIEVITSQEKEITIKKPNGETTKTTVRIWNETVSNLTLMALGSSAPEILLSVIEVCGHNFTAGDLGPSTIVGSAAFNMFIIIALCVYVVPDGETRKIKHLRVFFVTAAWSIFAYTWLYIILSVISPGVVEVWEGLLTFFFFPICVVFAWVADRRLLFYKYVYKRYRAGKQRGMIIEHEGDRPSSKTEIEMDGKVVNSHVDNFLDGALVLEVDERDQDDEEARREMARILKELKQKHPEKEIEQLIELANYQVLSQQQKSRAFYRIQATRLMTGAGNILKRHAADQARKAVSMHEVNTEVAENDPVSKIFFEQGTYQCLENCGTVALTILRRGGDLTNTVFVDFRTEDGTANAGSDYEFTEGTVVFKPGETQKEIRVGIIDDDIFEEDENFLVHLSNVKVSSEASEDGILEANHVSTLACLGSPSTATVTIFDDDHAGIFTFEEPVTHVSESIGIMEVKVLRTSGARGNVIVPYKTIEGTARGGGEDFEDTCGELEFQNDEIVKTISVKVIDDEEYEKNKTFFLEIGEPRLVEMSEKKALLLNELGGFTITEECDDKQPLTSKEEEERRIAEMGRPILGEHTKLEVIIEESYEFKSTVDKLIKKTNLALVVGTNSWREQFIEAITVSAGEDDDDDECGEEKLPSCFDYVMHFLTVFWKVLFAFVPPTEYWNGWACFIVSILMIGILTAFIGDLASHFGCTIGLKDSVTAVVFVALGTSVPDTFASKVAATQDQYADASIGNVTGSNAVNVFLGIGVAWSIAAIYHAANGEQFKVSPGTLAFSVTLFTIFAFINVGVLLYRRRPEIGGELGGPRTAKLLTSCLFVLLWLLYIFFSSLEAYCHIKGF
- the SLC8A1 gene encoding sodium/calcium exchanger 1 isoform X6; the encoded protein is MLRCWASRRPHPPGSAPRSSLLLVGTVGSLPLYNMLRLRLSPTFSVGFHLLAFVALLFSHVDLISADTEMEGEGNETGECTGSYYCKKGVILPIWEPQDPSFGDKIARATVYFVAMVYMFLGVSIIADRFMSSIEVITSQEKEITIKKPNGETTKTTVRIWNETVSNLTLMALGSSAPEILLSVIEVCGHNFTAGDLGPSTIVGSAAFNMFIIIALCVYVVPDGETRKIKHLRVFFVTAAWSIFAYTWLYIILSVISPGVVEVWEGLLTFFFFPICVVFAWVADRRLLFYKYVYKRYRAGKQRGMIIEHEGDRPSSKTEIEMDGKVVNSHVDNFLDGALVLEVDERDQDDEEARREMARILKELKQKHPEKEIEQLIELANYQVLSQQQKSRAFYRIQATRLMTGAGNILKRHAADQARKAVSMHEVNTEVAENDPVSKIFFEQGTYQCLENCGTVALTILRRGGDLTNTVFVDFRTEDGTANAGSDYEFTEGTVVFKPGETQKEIRVGIIDDDIFEEDENFLVHLSNVKVSSEASEDGILEANHVSTLACLGSPSTATVTIFDDDHAGIFTFEEPVTHVSESIGIMEVKVLRTSGARGNVIVPYKTIEGTARGGGEDFEDTCGELEFQNDEIVKIITIRIFDREEYEKECSFSLVLEEPKWIRRGMTGGFTITGQPVFRKVHAREHPIPSTVITIAEECDDKQPLTSKEEEERRIAEMGRPILGEHTKLEVIIEESYEFKSTVDKLIKKTNLALVVGTNSWREQFIEAITVSAGEDDDDDECGEEKLPSCFDYVMHFLTVFWKVLFAFVPPTEYWNGWACFIVSILMIGILTAFIGDLASHFGCTIGLKDSVTAVVFVALGTSVPDTFASKVAATQDQYADASIGNVTGSNAVNVFLGIGVAWSIAAIYHAANGEQFKVSPGTLAFSVTLFTIFAFINVGVLLYRRRPEIGGELGGPRTAKLLTSCLFVLLWLLYIFFSSLEAYCHIKGF
- the SLC8A1 gene encoding sodium/calcium exchanger 1 isoform X4; this encodes MLRCWASRRPHPPGSAPRSSLLLVGTVGSLPLYNMLRLRLSPTFSVGFHLLAFVALLFSHVDLISADTEMEGEGNETGECTGSYYCKKGVILPIWEPQDPSFGDKIARATVYFVAMVYMFLGVSIIADRFMSSIEVITSQEKEITIKKPNGETTKTTVRIWNETVSNLTLMALGSSAPEILLSVIEVCGHNFTAGDLGPSTIVGSAAFNMFIIIALCVYVVPDGETRKIKHLRVFFVTAAWSIFAYTWLYIILSVISPGVVEVWEGLLTFFFFPICVVFAWVADRRLLFYKYVYKRYRAGKQRGMIIEHEGDRPSSKTEIEMDGKVVNSHVDNFLDGALVLEVDERDQDDEEARREMARILKELKQKHPEKEIEQLIELANYQVLSQQQKSRAFYRIQATRLMTGAGNILKRHAADQARKAVSMHEVNTEVAENDPVSKIFFEQGTYQCLENCGTVALTILRRGGDLTNTVFVDFRTEDGTANAGSDYEFTEGTVVFKPGETQKEIRVGIIDDDIFEEDENFLVHLSNVKVSSEASEDGILEANHVSTLACLGSPSTATVTIFDDDHAGIFTFEEPVTHVSESIGIMEVKVLRTSGARGNVIVPYKTIEGTARGGGEDFEDTCGELEFQNDEIVKIITIRIFDREEYEKECSFSLVLEEPKWIRRGMTGGFTITGKYLYGQPVFRKVHAREHPIPSTVITIAEECDDKQPLTSKEEEERRIAEMGRPILGEHTKLEVIIEESYEFKSTVDKLIKKTNLALVVGTNSWREQFIEAITVSAGEDDDDDECGEEKLPSCFDYVMHFLTVFWKVLFAFVPPTEYWNGWACFIVSILMIGILTAFIGDLASHFGCTIGLKDSVTAVVFVALGTSVPDTFASKVAATQDQYADASIGNVTGSNAVNVFLGIGVAWSIAAIYHAANGEQFKVSPGTLAFSVTLFTIFAFINVGVLLYRRRPEIGGELGGPRTAKLLTSCLFVLLWLLYIFFSSLEAYCHIKGF
- the SLC8A1 gene encoding sodium/calcium exchanger 1 isoform X10, producing the protein MLRCWASRRPHPPGSAPRSSLLLVGTVGSLPLYNMLRLRLSPTFSVGFHLLAFVALLFSHVDLISADTEMEGEGNETGECTGSYYCKKGVILPIWEPQDPSFGDKIARATVYFVAMVYMFLGVSIIADRFMSSIEVITSQEKEITIKKPNGETTKTTVRIWNETVSNLTLMALGSSAPEILLSVIEVCGHNFTAGDLGPSTIVGSAAFNMFIIIALCVYVVPDGETRKIKHLRVFFVTAAWSIFAYTWLYIILSVISPGVVEVWEGLLTFFFFPICVVFAWVADRRLLFYKYVYKRYRAGKQRGMIIEHEGDRPSSKTEIEMDGKVVNSHVDNFLDGALVLEVDERDQDDEEARREMARILKELKQKHPEKEIEQLIELANYQVLSQQQKSRAFYRIQATRLMTGAGNILKRHAADQARKAVSMHEVNTEVAENDPVSKIFFEQGTYQCLENCGTVALTILRRGGDLTNTVFVDFRTEDGTANAGSDYEFTEGTVVFKPGETQKEIRVGIIDDDIFEEDENFLVHLSNVKVSSEASEDGILEANHVSTLACLGSPSTATVTIFDDDHAGIFTFEEPVTHVSESIGIMEVKVLRTSGARGNVIVPYKTIEGTARGGGEDFEDTCGELEFQNDEIVKIITIRIFDREEYEKECSFSLVLEEPKWIRRGMTGGFTITEECDDKQPLTSKEEEERRIAEMGRPILGEHTKLEVIIEESYEFKSTVDKLIKKTNLALVVGTNSWREQFIEAITVSAGEDDDDDECGEEKLPSCFDYVMHFLTVFWKVLFAFVPPTEYWNGWACFIVSILMIGILTAFIGDLASHFGCTIGLKDSVTAVVFVALGTSVPDTFASKVAATQDQYADASIGNVTGSNAVNVFLGIGVAWSIAAIYHAANGEQFKVSPGTLAFSVTLFTIFAFINVGVLLYRRRPEIGGELGGPRTAKLLTSCLFVLLWLLYIFFSSLEAYCHIKGF
- the SLC8A1 gene encoding sodium/calcium exchanger 1 isoform X9, which codes for MLRCWASRRPHPPGSAPRSSLLLVGTVGSLPLYNMLRLRLSPTFSVGFHLLAFVALLFSHVDLISADTEMEGEGNETGECTGSYYCKKGVILPIWEPQDPSFGDKIARATVYFVAMVYMFLGVSIIADRFMSSIEVITSQEKEITIKKPNGETTKTTVRIWNETVSNLTLMALGSSAPEILLSVIEVCGHNFTAGDLGPSTIVGSAAFNMFIIIALCVYVVPDGETRKIKHLRVFFVTAAWSIFAYTWLYIILSVISPGVVEVWEGLLTFFFFPICVVFAWVADRRLLFYKYVYKRYRAGKQRGMIIEHEGDRPSSKTEIEMDGKVVNSHVDNFLDGALVLEVDERDQDDEEARREMARILKELKQKHPEKEIEQLIELANYQVLSQQQKSRAFYRIQATRLMTGAGNILKRHAADQARKAVSMHEVNTEVAENDPVSKIFFEQGTYQCLENCGTVALTILRRGGDLTNTVFVDFRTEDGTANAGSDYEFTEGTVVFKPGETQKEIRVGIIDDDIFEEDENFLVHLSNVKVSSEASEDGILEANHVSTLACLGSPSTATVTIFDDDHAGIFTFEEPVTHVSESIGIMEVKVLRTSGARGNVIVPYKTIEGTARGGGEDFEDTCGELEFQNDEIVKTISVKVIDDEEYEKNKTFFLEIGEPRLVEMSEKKGGFTITEECDDKQPLTSKEEEERRIAEMGRPILGEHTKLEVIIEESYEFKSTVDKLIKKTNLALVVGTNSWREQFIEAITVSAGEDDDDDECGEEKLPSCFDYVMHFLTVFWKVLFAFVPPTEYWNGWACFIVSILMIGILTAFIGDLASHFGCTIGLKDSVTAVVFVALGTSVPDTFASKVAATQDQYADASIGNVTGSNAVNVFLGIGVAWSIAAIYHAANGEQFKVSPGTLAFSVTLFTIFAFINVGVLLYRRRPEIGGELGGPRTAKLLTSCLFVLLWLLYIFFSSLEAYCHIKGF
- the SLC8A1 gene encoding sodium/calcium exchanger 1 isoform X3, whose amino-acid sequence is MLRCWASRRPHPPGSAPRSSLLLVGTVGSLPLYNMLRLRLSPTFSVGFHLLAFVALLFSHVDLISADTEMEGEGNETGECTGSYYCKKGVILPIWEPQDPSFGDKIARATVYFVAMVYMFLGVSIIADRFMSSIEVITSQEKEITIKKPNGETTKTTVRIWNETVSNLTLMALGSSAPEILLSVIEVCGHNFTAGDLGPSTIVGSAAFNMFIIIALCVYVVPDGETRKIKHLRVFFVTAAWSIFAYTWLYIILSVISPGVVEVWEGLLTFFFFPICVVFAWVADRRLLFYKYVYKRYRAGKQRGMIIEHEGDRPSSKTEIEMDGKVVNSHVDNFLDGALVLEVDERDQDDEEARREMARILKELKQKHPEKEIEQLIELANYQVLSQQQKSRAFYRIQATRLMTGAGNILKRHAADQARKAVSMHEVNTEVAENDPVSKIFFEQGTYQCLENCGTVALTILRRGGDLTNTVFVDFRTEDGTANAGSDYEFTEGTVVFKPGETQKEIRVGIIDDDIFEEDENFLVHLSNVKVSSEASEDGILEANHVSTLACLGSPSTATVTIFDDDHAGIFTFEEPVTHVSESIGIMEVKVLRTSGARGNVIVPYKTIEGTARGGGEDFEDTCGELEFQNDEIVKTISVKVIDDEEYEKNKTFFLEIGEPRLVEMSEKKGGFTITGKYLYGQPVFRKVHAREHPIPSTVITIAEECDDKQPLTSKEEEERRIAEMGRPILGEHTKLEVIIEESYEFKSTVDKLIKKTNLALVVGTNSWREQFIEAITVSAGEDDDDDECGEEKLPSCFDYVMHFLTVFWKVLFAFVPPTEYWNGWACFIVSILMIGILTAFIGDLASHFGCTIGLKDSVTAVVFVALGTSVPDTFASKVAATQDQYADASIGNVTGSNAVNVFLGIGVAWSIAAIYHAANGEQFKVSPGTLAFSVTLFTIFAFINVGVLLYRRRPEIGGELGGPRTAKLLTSCLFVLLWLLYIFFSSLEAYCHIKGF